One Alcaligenes ammonioxydans DNA segment encodes these proteins:
- a CDS encoding putative bifunctional diguanylate cyclase/phosphodiesterase: MTTPGIPTHGFEPVTSASERLIRGLSLYVIPLFLIMLTVWALLFLPNRYPSVPGQSLSIQALASQQEQADAELLTQLENAPSRQRLHLSEPHWLLLTLPAPFPQQEQVLHFPASPISSLHCVDARSGRPLRNSELDPPTPLSPAPVKSYTLELGQVDHPDSVLCRVETSRPALLQAQLWASADISHSSIRLSRGIGLLEGGLLTMAMFMLVLAATNRAWIYLLLSVWLIGNLRLGAMAMGWDTQWLGQNLPAQYMPVLRQLTIACYFILSYSLFTVLLGNSITTARLQRLLPTVGILGLILLPVSLLAPASIFQPLMWISTIYALCCVSAVLLSILLHTRSRILLWQLVLLSMALCMLISAIFLVAFGRSSFVENFNGVIAFLLSNLMVALAVGERLREDRSESLRARNELMAHYLLTPVGMFTLNEAGMFLRISPILARMLNIDADPSESPIHWTNFFPEQDWKAVAQSTQNGQDVTITYYDADAQPCQFALRVAIVNQCIEGSLQDITARAETYRQLRLMADNDPVTNVLNQRGIEKALEGLLNRSQNDKPCLLAYLDLNHIKYVNGTFGHSSGDALLLKVCEQLESVLRSKDKIGRIGSDEFVIIFEDCEPEQARVLANGVLESLNKSPLLAGNRSFNLRSTLGLVEVAPGMAPQEAISAASRAARDARRLHQDMIIYGQDSNALQEHAEELRLFEELEGGSSRALYLEMQPIAALRRPMDSLNFEALLRVRDSSGQLIPTGRIIAAAEESGTITIIDKWVFSATLEWMAKHEAQLSKTQWVTINLSGVSLNDDTFIQWFFDILARFEHLARRLCVEITEGVALDDLEHTRNFMRRLQKMGVRIALDDFGAGYTSFSYLRELPADAIKIDGALICDMLKKETNVAIVRTIVELANNLGMISIAEWVEDVPTLRALQELGVDYVQGFIISKACTPAELLKAKSMPDLVHDAAARQFLLDSQEKFPPTM; the protein is encoded by the coding sequence ATGACCACCCCCGGGATACCGACACACGGCTTCGAGCCGGTTACTTCGGCCAGCGAACGCCTGATTCGCGGCTTAAGTCTTTACGTCATCCCTTTGTTTCTGATCATGCTCACGGTATGGGCATTACTGTTCCTGCCGAATCGCTACCCTTCCGTGCCCGGTCAAAGTTTGAGCATTCAGGCACTGGCCAGCCAGCAAGAGCAGGCGGACGCAGAGTTACTGACGCAATTGGAGAACGCTCCGTCCCGGCAGCGGCTTCACCTGAGCGAGCCCCATTGGCTCCTGTTGACCTTGCCTGCCCCCTTCCCCCAGCAGGAGCAGGTCCTGCACTTTCCTGCCTCTCCCATTTCCTCGCTGCACTGCGTGGATGCTCGCAGTGGACGGCCCTTGCGCAACAGCGAGCTGGACCCGCCGACGCCTCTATCACCAGCGCCGGTCAAAAGCTATACCCTGGAGCTGGGTCAGGTCGACCACCCTGACAGCGTGCTATGCCGCGTCGAGACTTCGCGACCTGCCCTCTTGCAAGCCCAGCTTTGGGCCAGTGCTGACATCAGCCATTCCTCGATTCGACTCAGCCGGGGCATCGGGCTACTGGAGGGCGGCTTACTGACCATGGCCATGTTCATGCTGGTTCTGGCAGCCACCAACCGTGCCTGGATCTATCTGCTGCTATCGGTCTGGCTGATTGGCAACCTGCGCCTGGGCGCGATGGCCATGGGTTGGGATACGCAGTGGCTAGGGCAGAACCTGCCCGCCCAGTACATGCCCGTACTGCGCCAGCTCACGATTGCCTGCTACTTCATTCTGAGCTATTCCCTGTTTACCGTCCTGCTGGGCAACTCCATCACTACTGCCCGCCTGCAGCGCCTGCTCCCCACCGTCGGCATCCTGGGTCTGATCCTGCTGCCGGTCTCCCTGCTGGCGCCGGCCTCGATATTCCAGCCCCTCATGTGGATCAGCACTATCTACGCACTGTGCTGCGTATCCGCCGTGCTGCTGTCCATTCTCCTGCACACCCGCTCGCGCATCTTGCTCTGGCAACTGGTGCTGCTGAGCATGGCGCTGTGCATGCTGATTTCAGCCATTTTTCTGGTGGCGTTTGGCCGCTCCAGCTTTGTCGAGAATTTCAACGGCGTCATCGCTTTCCTGTTGTCCAATCTGATGGTGGCCCTGGCGGTAGGCGAGCGCCTGCGTGAAGACCGTAGTGAATCCCTGCGCGCCCGCAATGAATTGATGGCGCATTATCTGCTTACCCCCGTTGGCATGTTCACCCTCAATGAAGCGGGGATGTTCTTGCGCATCAGCCCCATTCTGGCCCGCATGTTGAACATCGATGCCGATCCGAGCGAGAGCCCCATCCACTGGACCAACTTTTTTCCCGAGCAAGACTGGAAAGCGGTCGCACAAAGCACCCAGAACGGTCAGGATGTGACCATCACTTATTACGACGCAGACGCTCAACCATGTCAGTTCGCCTTGCGTGTAGCGATTGTCAATCAATGTATTGAAGGATCCTTGCAAGATATCACCGCCCGGGCCGAGACGTACCGTCAACTGCGCCTGATGGCTGACAACGATCCGGTCACCAATGTGCTGAACCAGCGCGGTATCGAAAAGGCACTGGAAGGTCTGCTCAATCGTAGCCAGAACGACAAGCCCTGTCTGCTGGCCTATCTGGACCTGAACCACATCAAGTACGTAAACGGCACCTTCGGACACTCGTCAGGGGATGCGCTGCTGCTGAAAGTATGCGAACAGCTGGAATCGGTTCTGCGCAGTAAAGACAAAATAGGCCGCATCGGCAGCGACGAATTCGTAATTATCTTTGAAGACTGCGAGCCAGAGCAGGCGCGCGTGCTGGCCAATGGCGTACTCGAATCACTGAACAAAAGCCCCCTGCTGGCCGGAAACCGCAGCTTTAACCTGCGCAGTACACTGGGTCTGGTCGAAGTCGCTCCCGGCATGGCGCCTCAGGAAGCCATCTCCGCTGCCAGCCGTGCAGCCCGCGATGCCCGCCGCCTGCATCAGGACATGATTATCTACGGGCAGGACTCCAATGCCCTGCAGGAACACGCTGAAGAACTGCGCCTGTTTGAAGAGCTGGAAGGGGGCTCCTCGCGCGCCCTGTACCTGGAAATGCAACCGATTGCGGCCTTGCGCCGCCCCATGGACAGCCTGAACTTCGAGGCTCTGCTACGCGTGCGGGACTCCTCCGGTCAATTGATTCCCACTGGCCGCATTATTGCCGCCGCCGAAGAAAGCGGCACCATCACCATCATCGACAAATGGGTGTTCTCGGCCACGCTGGAGTGGATGGCCAAGCATGAGGCCCAGTTAAGCAAAACCCAGTGGGTCACCATCAACCTGAGCGGTGTGTCCCTGAATGACGACACTTTCATTCAATGGTTCTTTGACATCCTGGCGCGTTTTGAACATCTGGCCCGCCGCCTGTGCGTGGAAATCACTGAGGGCGTAGCACTGGACGACCTGGAGCATACCCGCAACTTCATGCGGCGACTGCAAAAAATGGGTGTGCGCATCGCGCTGGACGACTTTGGAGCGGGCTACACGTCTTTTTCTTACCTGCGCGAATTACCCGCCGACGCCATCAAGATCGATGGTGCGCTGATTTGCGACATGCTAAAGAAAGAAACCAACGTCGCGATCGTACGCACCATCGTCGAGCTTGCCAACAACCTGGGCATGATCAGCATTGCCGAATGGGTAGAAGACGTCCCGACGCTCAGAGCCCTACAGGAATTAGGCGTAGATTACGTACAAGGCTTCATCATTTCCAAAGCCTGCACTCCGGCAGAGCTGCTCAAAGCCAAATCCATGCCGGACCTGGTCCATGACGCCGCCGCCCGACAGTTTCTACTGGACTCCCAGGAAAAATTCCCGCCAACCATGTAA